A DNA window from Mesorhizobium sp. C432A contains the following coding sequences:
- a CDS encoding ABC transporter substrate-binding protein — protein sequence MMKSPFFASASALCLGLVLSFGVASQANAAANCIKGDRKAPYTIGWANIYSVPTWMKQTQGTIEAEVETLKKQGLVDKLVVTDAQGDANVQIQQIQSMIDSDVDAIILIAGSSTAPARVLADACAKGIAIINFDSLVDTDKVTAKVNTDSSQWGDQAAKFLIDAIGGKGKILILNGPAGVSVSDDRRKGADAELKAHPDVTVLAETNTPYNVAPAQEAVTSLLFANPEIDGILSLGGALSAGAVLALDKQGREQVPITGENARQFLELWKEKGLKSWATMQPNWLGAFATYTAVQALEGKDVPAFVKIPLPVIDNSNIDEYLARAKDFPADGYIFSPYDEELFKKLLAQK from the coding sequence ATGATGAAATCACCGTTTTTCGCATCCGCCAGCGCGCTTTGCCTCGGTCTCGTGCTGAGCTTTGGCGTCGCCTCGCAGGCCAATGCCGCCGCCAACTGCATCAAGGGCGACCGCAAGGCGCCGTACACGATCGGCTGGGCCAACATCTATTCCGTGCCGACCTGGATGAAGCAGACCCAAGGCACGATCGAAGCCGAAGTCGAGACCCTGAAGAAGCAGGGACTGGTCGACAAGCTCGTCGTCACCGACGCTCAGGGCGATGCCAACGTCCAGATCCAGCAGATTCAGTCGATGATCGATTCCGATGTCGACGCCATCATCCTGATCGCCGGTTCGTCGACCGCACCGGCACGCGTTCTGGCCGACGCCTGCGCCAAGGGCATCGCCATCATCAACTTCGACAGCCTCGTCGACACCGACAAGGTCACCGCCAAGGTCAACACCGATTCTTCGCAATGGGGCGACCAGGCCGCCAAGTTCCTGATCGACGCCATCGGCGGCAAGGGCAAGATCCTGATCCTCAATGGCCCCGCCGGGGTTTCGGTCAGCGATGACAGGCGCAAAGGCGCCGACGCTGAGCTCAAGGCCCATCCCGACGTGACGGTGCTTGCCGAGACCAACACGCCCTACAACGTCGCGCCGGCACAGGAAGCCGTCACCAGCCTCCTCTTCGCCAACCCCGAGATCGACGGCATCCTGTCGCTCGGCGGCGCTCTGTCGGCAGGCGCCGTGCTGGCCCTCGACAAGCAGGGCCGTGAACAGGTGCCGATCACCGGTGAGAACGCCCGGCAGTTTTTGGAACTCTGGAAAGAAAAGGGCTTGAAGAGCTGGGCGACGATGCAGCCGAACTGGCTCGGCGCCTTCGCCACCTACACTGCCGTCCAGGCGCTGGAAGGCAAGGATGTGCCGGCTTTCGTCAAGATTCCGCTGCCGGTAATCGACAATTCCAACATCGACGAATACCTCGCCCGGGCCAAGGACTTCCCGGCTGACGGCTACATCTTTTCTCCTTACGATGAGGAGCTGTTCAAGAAGCTGCTGGCTCAGAAATAA
- a CDS encoding ABC transporter permease — protein sequence MNTSSSARQTDALYWPVQMRRNVGMRSLFAVVLVFLIAYGVLFPGLFTASGFAKFTQSWFPLALVAMAQAILMLTGGISLAIGATVSLGAVIAATTMAGPLGVAGGTAAVALTGLGIGAATGFIVVRLRLPAIVVTLAGSFITGGAALLILPRPGGAIPAWLSDLLAGNTPAAFVLLVVIILLWKLYLATPLGLSLYAAGENPVGAYRSGVPVDGARIAAYAISGLLSTGAGLFVAAQTGSGDPVIGAAFTLNSIAAAVLGGIGFLGGQGTMRGALAGSLLLSLMISVMFFLGFTPVAQYVAQGLIIIGAVAIPQFRKAQQ from the coding sequence ATGAACACATCTTCCTCCGCCCGGCAGACCGATGCGCTCTACTGGCCGGTGCAGATGCGTCGCAATGTCGGCATGCGCAGCCTGTTTGCCGTCGTCCTGGTGTTTCTCATCGCCTATGGCGTCCTCTTTCCGGGCCTGTTCACGGCGTCCGGCTTCGCCAAATTCACCCAGAGCTGGTTTCCATTGGCGCTGGTCGCCATGGCGCAGGCGATCCTGATGCTCACCGGCGGCATCAGCCTAGCCATCGGCGCGACGGTCAGCTTGGGCGCGGTCATCGCCGCGACGACGATGGCCGGGCCGCTGGGCGTCGCCGGGGGCACTGCCGCAGTGGCGCTGACGGGCCTCGGCATCGGGGCGGCGACCGGCTTCATCGTGGTACGGCTTCGGCTGCCGGCCATCGTGGTGACGCTTGCCGGGTCGTTCATCACCGGCGGCGCCGCACTGCTGATCCTGCCGCGGCCCGGCGGCGCAATCCCGGCGTGGCTGTCCGACCTGCTTGCCGGCAACACACCGGCGGCATTCGTGCTGCTGGTGGTCATCATTCTCCTGTGGAAGCTCTATCTCGCCACGCCGCTTGGCTTGAGCCTCTATGCCGCCGGCGAGAATCCGGTCGGCGCCTATCGCTCCGGCGTGCCGGTCGACGGCGCGCGCATTGCGGCCTATGCGATCAGCGGTCTGCTCTCCACTGGCGCCGGCTTGTTCGTCGCCGCACAGACCGGTTCGGGCGACCCGGTCATCGGCGCCGCCTTTACCCTGAACTCGATTGCCGCTGCGGTGCTCGGCGGCATCGGCTTCCTCGGCGGCCAGGGCACGATGCGCGGCGCGCTTGCCGGCAGCCTGCTGCTCAGCCTGATGATCAGCGTCATGTTCTTCCTCGGCTTCACGCCGGTCGCACAATATGTGGCCCAGGGCCTGATCATCATCGGCGCGGTCGCCATCCCGCAATTCCGCAAGGCACAGCAATGA
- a CDS encoding IclR family transcriptional regulator — MVMSDGTNDAIGKEAGAEPRNGERRRGIDRVIMLLEALLRHRAPMRVGDIAKMIGAPRSTTYEIVNSLLDAEMLENVGGEGYVYFGRAMHLFGWAYSHHNAHYRRIIETLDKLAAETGETVQLCGLRGNKYVVLDCRDSPGPFRISSDVGVEVPIPWTASGRLLLGHMNEQELRDFIPSGDYKLPDGRIIAPAEFFADVALAHRQGFSETAALADRFTWCMAAPIHDGHGAIKRTLCLVLPVDTPEPRRDELLALLRERARGLSLAGG; from the coding sequence ATGGTCATGAGCGACGGCACTAACGATGCGATCGGGAAGGAAGCCGGCGCGGAGCCGCGCAACGGCGAACGACGACGCGGCATTGACCGCGTCATCATGCTGCTCGAGGCGTTGCTGCGGCACCGCGCGCCAATGCGCGTCGGCGACATCGCCAAAATGATCGGCGCGCCGCGTTCGACCACCTACGAGATCGTCAACAGCCTACTCGACGCCGAAATGCTCGAAAACGTCGGCGGTGAAGGTTACGTCTATTTCGGACGCGCCATGCATCTGTTCGGCTGGGCCTACTCACATCACAATGCCCATTACCGTCGCATCATCGAGACCTTGGATAAGTTGGCCGCCGAGACAGGCGAGACGGTCCAGCTATGCGGCCTGCGTGGCAACAAATACGTCGTTCTTGACTGCCGAGATTCGCCGGGCCCGTTCCGGATCTCAAGCGATGTTGGGGTTGAGGTGCCGATCCCATGGACGGCATCCGGACGGCTGCTCCTCGGCCATATGAACGAGCAAGAGTTGAGGGATTTCATCCCATCTGGCGACTACAAGCTTCCCGACGGCCGCATCATTGCACCAGCCGAATTCTTTGCCGATGTTGCCCTGGCCCACCGGCAGGGTTTCAGCGAGACCGCCGCTCTGGCGGACCGCTTCACCTGGTGCATGGCAGCGCCCATCCATGACGGCCACGGCGCCATCAAAAGGACCTTGTGTCTGGTGTTACCCGTCGACACGCCGGAGCCACGGCGCGACGAACTGCTTGCCTTGCTGCGCGAGCGCGCCCGTGGACTGTCTCTGGCGGGAGGCTGA
- a CDS encoding ABC transporter permease — MTAWNDSAGGKRALTVLRSRPFLTVAIVAAVWIVASFVSRGFGAYGHLRYLVELGAVIGLVAAGQTFVVIAGGIDLSVAAIVTVSAVSLPLLSWQVDPTGITAILAVLVLTTAIGLVNGLGVALLRVHPMIMTLAMATFLQGLLIIIAGGSAVTAENPLVHWLGNGRPAGIPAGVLLWVVVSVIVLTTMHATSLGARIFAMGANPLAAALSGVPVTSTTLAVYGISGFCSGLAGVLVLGMNGQGYVGIGDPYLLASIAAVVLGGTSILGGLGTYAGTIPGAILLVTITALITVVNASPGWRSILFGSLILGLLLLSGREQARR, encoded by the coding sequence ATGACAGCATGGAATGACAGCGCGGGCGGCAAACGCGCCCTGACGGTCCTGCGCAGCCGGCCGTTTCTCACCGTTGCCATCGTTGCCGCGGTCTGGATCGTGGCGAGCTTCGTTTCGCGCGGCTTCGGCGCTTATGGCCATCTGCGCTATCTGGTGGAGCTCGGCGCCGTCATCGGCCTGGTTGCCGCGGGCCAGACTTTTGTGGTGATCGCCGGCGGCATCGACCTTTCCGTCGCGGCCATCGTCACGGTCAGCGCCGTCAGCCTGCCGCTGCTGTCTTGGCAGGTGGATCCGACCGGCATCACCGCCATTCTTGCCGTTCTGGTGCTGACCACGGCAATCGGCCTGGTCAACGGGCTCGGCGTCGCTTTGCTGCGCGTCCACCCGATGATCATGACATTGGCCATGGCGACATTCTTGCAGGGTCTGTTGATCATCATCGCCGGCGGCAGCGCCGTGACCGCCGAGAACCCGCTGGTCCACTGGCTCGGCAATGGCCGGCCGGCCGGCATTCCCGCTGGCGTATTGTTGTGGGTGGTCGTCTCGGTGATCGTGCTGACCACGATGCATGCGACATCGCTCGGCGCCCGGATTTTCGCCATGGGCGCCAACCCACTTGCCGCGGCATTGTCCGGTGTTCCGGTCACGTCCACGACGCTTGCGGTCTACGGCATCAGCGGCTTCTGCTCGGGACTTGCCGGCGTGCTCGTGTTGGGCATGAACGGACAGGGCTATGTCGGCATCGGCGATCCCTATCTGCTCGCCTCGATTGCCGCCGTGGTCCTCGGTGGCACCTCGATCCTCGGCGGGCTCGGCACCTATGCCGGCACCATCCCCGGCGCCATCCTGCTGGTCACCATCACCGCGCTGATTACCGTCGTCAACGCATCGCCCGGCTGGCGCAGCATCCTGTTCGGCTCGCTGATCCTCGGCCTGCTGCTGCTCTCAGGCCGGGAGCAGGCGCGCCGATGA
- a CDS encoding sugar ABC transporter ATP-binding protein: MAPLLAARGVSKSFFGNPVLRDVSIALHPGRVHALLGENGAGKSTLINLLSGALRPDGGTIEVDGRAVSRMTPAVARQAGIAVVQQELSLTASLSIAENIGLGAYPKRFGLIDYRELAARARTACELVGLHEPLSTPVGHLSLGRRQMVEIAKALYRRPRVLILDEPTSSLSATETKILTDLLQRLRGEGIAILYISHRLNEVMALCQHVTVLKDGTCTADRTLEGTDAAGLVRLMVGRDPGDLFPQWQPSSLPADAISVRNLSAGLMRDVDLDIKTGEVLGIGGLVGQGQEDLLLGLYGAIPARTASATVNGASGLPGGVPKANALGLAYVPADRKREGLHLVHPIITNMMLPAFARLPALKLRSRRAEGETAKSLAAQLGIKGHLGRAAQALSGGNQQKVALAKWMPHDPLVLLLNDPTRGVDVETKREIYMMLRNFAAAGKAVVLLSSDTPELVHLCDRVAIVREGRIVAMLARGALSEEAIVSAAMGAEQRKVAA, from the coding sequence ATGGCTCCGCTGCTCGCGGCGCGGGGTGTGTCGAAGTCTTTCTTCGGCAACCCCGTCCTGCGCGACGTTTCAATCGCTCTCCATCCGGGCCGCGTGCATGCGCTGCTCGGCGAGAACGGCGCCGGAAAGTCGACCTTGATCAACCTTTTGTCCGGCGCCTTGAGACCGGATGGCGGGACGATCGAGGTCGATGGACGCGCGGTCTCACGCATGACGCCGGCTGTTGCGCGGCAGGCCGGCATCGCCGTCGTCCAGCAGGAACTCAGCCTGACGGCCAGTCTTTCCATCGCCGAAAATATTGGTCTCGGCGCCTATCCCAAACGGTTCGGCCTGATTGACTACCGCGAACTCGCTGCGCGGGCGAGGACCGCATGCGAACTTGTCGGGCTGCACGAGCCGCTGTCGACGCCGGTCGGGCATCTGTCGCTCGGCCGCCGCCAAATGGTGGAGATCGCCAAGGCGCTCTACCGCCGGCCGCGCGTGCTCATTCTCGACGAACCGACATCGTCGCTATCGGCAACCGAAACCAAAATTCTCACCGATCTGCTGCAGCGGTTGCGCGGCGAAGGCATCGCCATTCTCTACATCTCGCACCGACTGAACGAAGTCATGGCGCTGTGCCAGCACGTCACCGTTCTGAAGGACGGCACCTGCACGGCCGACCGCACCCTGGAAGGCACCGACGCCGCCGGGTTGGTTCGGCTGATGGTCGGCCGCGATCCCGGTGATCTTTTTCCGCAATGGCAGCCTTCCAGTTTGCCTGCCGACGCTATCTCTGTCCGAAATCTTTCGGCCGGCCTGATGCGCGACGTCGATCTTGATATCAAAACGGGCGAAGTGCTTGGCATTGGCGGCCTGGTCGGGCAAGGGCAGGAAGATCTGCTGCTCGGTCTCTACGGCGCCATTCCGGCACGGACGGCGTCGGCGACCGTCAACGGCGCCTCCGGCCTGCCCGGCGGCGTGCCTAAAGCCAACGCGCTGGGGCTGGCCTATGTGCCCGCGGATCGCAAGCGCGAGGGCCTGCACCTGGTCCATCCCATCATCACCAACATGATGCTGCCCGCCTTTGCCAGGCTGCCGGCGCTGAAGCTGCGCAGCCGCCGCGCAGAGGGCGAGACGGCCAAAAGCCTTGCCGCCCAACTCGGCATCAAGGGTCACCTCGGCCGGGCGGCGCAGGCTCTATCGGGCGGCAACCAGCAGAAGGTGGCGCTGGCGAAATGGATGCCGCACGACCCGCTGGTGCTTCTGCTCAACGATCCGACGCGCGGCGTCGACGTCGAAACAAAACGTGAGATCTACATGATGCTTCGCAATTTCGCCGCCGCCGGCAAGGCGGTCGTGCTGCTCAGTTCCGACACGCCCGAACTCGTGCACCTTTGCGACCGTGTAGCCATCGTCCGCGAAGGCCGCATCGTCGCCATGCTGGCGCGTGGAGCGCTGAGCGAGGAAGCCATCGTCTCCGCGGCGATGGGCGCCGAACAGCGGAAGGTTGCGGCATGA